The DNA segment ACGGCGGCTACATCGCCGCGGCGTTCGATGAAGTGCTCGGTGCGGCACAGTCGATGTCGGGGGTGCAGGGGATGACCGCGAACCTGTCGGTGAATTACCGCTCGCCCACACCGCTGATGACGCCCTTGCGCATCGAGGCATGGTTGGATCGCATCGACGGCCGCAAGATCTTCGTTCGCGGCGAGATGTATGCGGGAGATCGGCTCACCGCGGACGCGACCGGATTGTTCATCGCGCCCGACCCGGAGGTGTTCGCTGCGCTCATGGAGGTTCGTGCCGACATGACCCGGGCGCGGCGCGAACGCGGCGCTTGAGCGCAGCGTCGTTCCGGTCAGCCGTGTGAGGCGATGATGCGCAGCAGGTCGTCGCCGTAGCGTTCGACCTTGACCGGCCCGACCCCGTTCACTGCCAGCAACTCGCGACGGTTGGACGGCGCGGTGCGAACGATTTCGATGAGCGTCTGGTCGCTGAAGATGGTGAACGCCGGCGCGTTGGCGAGGCGTGCGAGGTCTTTACGCCAGGCCCTGAGTTCGTCCATCAGCTTTCGCTCCTCGGCGCTCAGATCGTCGAGCGCTGCGCCGCGGCGAGAGCGTTGAGGCCGTGGCCCGCCGTCGGTGCTGCGCAGCCTGGCGCGCTGTGCTCCAAGTGCTGCGATCGATGCCTGCAAGTCGACCGGGCGCGTGTTCTCGCGGAGCAGTTCGATGGCGAGTTCGACGGTGTCGAGCAGCGGTGAACGCTCGCGCGACTGGACGCGGGAACCGAAGGAACGCTTCTCGCACCACGACAGCCGGAGGTGACGCTCGGCTCGCGTGACCGCGACGTAGAAGAGGCGAATCTCCTCCGCGACCGACTCGGAGGTCTCGGCGTAGTGGATGGGGACGAGCCCTTTTTCGAGCCCGCACACGTACACCGTCGGCCACTCAAGGCCCTTGGCCGCGTGGAACGTCGCCAGCTCGACCGCGTCGGTGCCGCCGGTTCCGTCGTCGCTGCGAAGCGAGGTGCGCAGGAACGAACCGAACCCCGCCACGTCACCGCCCGGTTCGAGGTCGAGATACTCCCGACCGAGGCGCACCAGTTCGGCGACATTGGCCAAGCGGTCCTCTGCGAGTCGCTCACCGTCCAGGTCTGCGCCTGAGGCGAGCGCCTCATCGAGATCGCTCAACCGCGTGGACAACTGCCCGCCCGAGCGTTTGAGCCGCGACAGCGCCGATTTGATTTCTGGCTGGTCGAGGAAGCGCCCCTTGCCCCGGCTGCGGAAGGGGATCCGCGCTTTCGAAAACGCCTCCTCGAACACGGCGAGCTGGGCATTTGTGCGCACGAGCACCGCCTGATCTCCCCACCGGTCGCCTGGGCGGTGAGCGTCACGTGCCGCTCGGGCGACCCCCTGAGCCTCCGCGGTTTCGGAGTCGTAGGAAGCGATCGTCGGAACTGCGCCGTCGGGGCGATTGGGCTGCAGGTCGAAGCGGCGCGACGGCGCGAGGGTGAGCACGGTGTTGGCCAGACCGAGGATCTGGGGGGTCGAGCGGTAATTGTCGGAGAGGTCGATGGTCTGGGCGCCCGGAAAGAGCGTTTCGAAATCGTCGAGGTAGCGGGAGTCAGCGCCGTTCCACGCATAGATCGCCTGGTTGGGGTCGCCGACGACGCACAGGTCGGGCACGCCGCCGACCCACGCTTGCAACAGGCGGAACTGCAAGGGGTTCACGTCCTGGAACTCGTCGACGAACAGGTGTCGGAAGCGCCACCGTCTCGCGGCTGCGTACTCGGCGTCGGCCTCGAGGTCGCGGGTGGCGAGACGCAAGATGTCGTCGAAGTCGACCATGCGGCGCGCCAACTTCTCCTGTTCGTACCGCTGATAAAGATCGGCGATCGCCGTCGCGTCGATCGGCAGGCGCCGTGCTGCAGCGGTTGCCTGCGCCGCGTAGTCGGACGCGGGAATCATTCGGGCCTTCGCCCATTCGATCTCGGAGATCACGTCGAGGGGCAGGGTGGCCGAACGGGCGTGATCTCGGGGCAACAGCGACGCCACGAGCCCGAACTTGCGGTCGAGCAGCGCTGGGGGAGCGATGCCGCGCTCCTCCCAGCGGCTGCGCAGCTGCGAGTAGGCAATGGAATGGAAGGTTCCGGCGTTTATTCCGCCGCGCAAGCCGAGGTGGTCGATGCGGTTGCGCAGCTCCGCTGCGGCCTTGCGGGTGAAGGTGACGGCGAGAACTCGGCGCGGGTCGACCTCGGTGTCGGCGACGCGCCGAGCGATTCGACGGGTGAGAACGCGGGTCTTTCCCGAACCGGCGCCGGCGATGATGCGCAGCACCGCAGCGTCGCTGAGCACCGCGGCTCGTTGGTTCGGGTTGAGCCCGCCGAGCAGCCGATCGCGCGTCGCGGTGAGCAGTGTGGGGTCGTTGCCGTCGGCGTCGTCGGGCAGGGTCGGTACCTCTAGATCCATCGGGTACGACCCTACCGAGCACCGCCGACAGTATCGTGGGCACGTGGCCTTTCCTCGATCGCACCTTCACGAGAACGAACAGATCGTCATCGACCGGTCCCCCCACTGGTGGTATCTGACACCGAGGGCGCTGTTGTTGGTCGTCGCCTCTGCGCTCGGGATCTGGGCACTGGTCTACGACTTCGAGGACGGATCGCGCTGGCAACAACCCGTGCGTGTGATCGTCGGGTTGTTGGTGGCGGCGGCGTTCCTGAACTTCCTCGTTCGGTTCATTCAGTGGCGCGCCACCCACTTCGTCATCACGACCGATCGCTGCATCTATCGATCTGGCGTGCTCAAGAAGTCGGGAATCGAGATCCCACTCGAGCGCATCAACACCGTCTTGTTCTCCCAGACCGTGTTCGAACGGATCCTCGGAGCCGGCGATATCGCCATCGAGTCCGCAGGTGAGGGTTCGCGCCAGAACTTCTCCGACGTGAGCAATCCGGTTCAGGTGCAGAACATGATCTATCGACAGATCGAGGAGAACGAGAACCGCAAGTACGACCGCATCGGGGTCGAGGCGCGCGAGGCGGCAGCGGCCTCGGCAGCCGCCTCGGGGATCCCTCAGCCGACGGCGGTGCTGAGCGTCGCCGAACAGCTCCACAAGCTGGCCGAGCTGCGCGATCGCGGCGTGCTCACCGAGGAGCAGTTCGAAACTCAGAAGCGGGCGTTGCTCGGCGAGTAGCCGGAACCCGGCCGGGGCCGGCTCAGTCCGGTGCCGGCTCAGTTCAAGAGCCGGCTCAGCCCAAGAGCCGAACTCCCTCGTTGGGGCGAACCTCCCAGCTCGCGAGTCCGTCGGGGGTCGGGTCGAGTCCGGCGCGGCACAGCGCAACCACGCAACCGCCGAAGCCAGCGCCGGTCATCCGCGCACCGTACACGCCGTCGGTGGCGCGCAGGTGGGCGATGAGGTCGTCGACGACGGGGGTCGAGGTGTCGAAGTCCTCGGCCAGGCTGCGGTGGCCGCGCCACAAGGCGTCGCCGGCGCCCTCGAGGTCGCCGCGTCCGAAGGCGTCGATGACCTCGTCGACCCGTGCGTTCTCGGTCACGACATGGCGGGCACGGCGCAGCAACGTGTCGTGGTCGTGGTCGTGGTCGTGGTCCGCGCGTTCGGCGAGCGGGGCGAGATCGTCGAGCGTGGCCTTGCGCAGCGGGCCGACGATGCGTTCGGCTGCCTCACATTGTCGGCGGCGTCGCGCATACTCGGAGGTCGCGAGCTCGCGGCTCTGACCGGAGTGGATCACGCGGATCGTGGCATCCTCCGGCACCGCGACGAGACGGGTGGCGAGGTCGTGGCAATCGATCCGTACGGCGGCCCCGGCCGCCCCGCAGGCGATCGCCAACTGATCCATGATTCCGCACGGAACCCCGGTGGAGGCCTGCTCGCCTCGTTGGGCGGCGAGTGCGAGCTCGCGCCGGTCCCACTCCTGGCCGGCCGCCGTTTTGAACGCCGCCGCCACGCCCACCGACAGTGCGGCCGATGACGAGAGTCCGGCCCCGAGCGGCAGTGTCGACGAGATGGTTCCGGTGATGCCGGTCGTCGCCCCGATCGCCTGGGCCGCACCGGCGACGTAGCGGCCCCACGCCGGCGTGATCTCCGCGACGCTGTCGTTGGGGTCGATCGGGAGATCGAGGCGTAGGACCCCGGCCTCGGCGTCGCTGAGCAGCTCGATGCGGGCTTCGCAGGCGTCGACCTCCACGGTCACGCCGAGTTGGATGGCGAAGGGCAACACCAACCCCCCGAGATAGTCGGTGTGGTCGCCGATCAGGTTCACCCGACCGGGAGCGAAGACTCGAAATGTCATGACCTTCGAAGCTACCGGCCCGGCACGCGGAATCCGGCGATCGGACGCCGGCGATCGGGGGTCACCGCTCGGAAGCCGCCGCTCGCATCCTCACCCGGAGCCAGGTTCTCACGACGTGGTCGATGGTTCGCCGCGGTCGTGGTGAGCGCGTAACGTCGGGACACATTTCGCCGTGCACCGGCACGCACCGTGCACGCACCGTGCACGCACCGTGCACGCACCGTGCACGCACCGTGCAACGACAGGGGAGGACACCATGGGACCGCTCGACGGCATCAGGATCATCGAGGTCGCAGGAATCGGGCCGGGTCCGTACACGGCCATGATGCTGGCCGACATGGGCGCGGACGTGATTCGTGTCGACCGGGCGGCTCAGGTCCGTGGCGGCGACCCGGCCCTTCCGCCGGGGGATTCACTCAATCGAGGCCGTCGCTCGATCGGGCTCGACCTCAAGTCGCCCGAGGGCGTCGAGACCCTGCTGCGGCTCTGCGAGAACGCGGACGGCCTGATCGAAGGGTTCCG comes from the Microthrixaceae bacterium genome and includes:
- a CDS encoding ATP-dependent DNA helicase UvrD2 produces the protein MDLEVPTLPDDADGNDPTLLTATRDRLLGGLNPNQRAAVLSDAAVLRIIAGAGSGKTRVLTRRIARRVADTEVDPRRVLAVTFTRKAAAELRNRIDHLGLRGGINAGTFHSIAYSQLRSRWEERGIAPPALLDRKFGLVASLLPRDHARSATLPLDVISEIEWAKARMIPASDYAAQATAAARRLPIDATAIADLYQRYEQEKLARRMVDFDDILRLATRDLEADAEYAAARRWRFRHLFVDEFQDVNPLQFRLLQAWVGGVPDLCVVGDPNQAIYAWNGADSRYLDDFETLFPGAQTIDLSDNYRSTPQILGLANTVLTLAPSRRFDLQPNRPDGAVPTIASYDSETAEAQGVARAARDAHRPGDRWGDQAVLVRTNAQLAVFEEAFSKARIPFRSRGKGRFLDQPEIKSALSRLKRSGGQLSTRLSDLDEALASGADLDGERLAEDRLANVAELVRLGREYLDLEPGGDVAGFGSFLRTSLRSDDGTGGTDAVELATFHAAKGLEWPTVYVCGLEKGLVPIHYAETSESVAEEIRLFYVAVTRAERHLRLSWCEKRSFGSRVQSRERSPLLDTVELAIELLRENTRPVDLQASIAALGAQRARLRSTDGGPRPQRSRRGAALDDLSAEERKLMDELRAWRKDLARLANAPAFTIFSDQTLIEIVRTAPSNRRELLAVNGVGPVKVERYGDDLLRIIASHG
- a CDS encoding PH domain-containing protein is translated as MAFPRSHLHENEQIVIDRSPHWWYLTPRALLLVVASALGIWALVYDFEDGSRWQQPVRVIVGLLVAAAFLNFLVRFIQWRATHFVITTDRCIYRSGVLKKSGIEIPLERINTVLFSQTVFERILGAGDIAIESAGEGSRQNFSDVSNPVQVQNMIYRQIEENENRKYDRIGVEAREAAAASAAASGIPQPTAVLSVAEQLHKLAELRDRGVLTEEQFETQKRALLGE